A stretch of the Candidatus Jettenia sp. AMX2 genome encodes the following:
- a CDS encoding DUF4416 family protein codes for MGTISLPKPANLIIGVLTSIPELLVCIGKILEEHFGPIDLQSDILPFPFTDYYNEKMGKGIQRQFYSFEKLVMPDEIARIKVQTNTIEELLASSEKYPVNRPINIDPGYINESRIVLASTKDFSHRIYLREGIYAEVTLNYRGERYETFSWTFPDYKTVAYHSFFLKVRALYVKKLKRKE; via the coding sequence GTGGGAACAATTTCTCTACCAAAACCTGCAAATCTGATTATCGGTGTACTCACCAGTATTCCAGAACTCCTGGTATGCATCGGTAAAATATTGGAAGAACATTTCGGACCCATTGACCTTCAAAGCGATATATTGCCATTTCCTTTCACTGATTATTATAATGAGAAAATGGGTAAGGGTATCCAAAGGCAATTTTATAGCTTTGAAAAGCTGGTTATGCCGGACGAGATCGCCCGAATCAAAGTACAAACAAACACAATAGAGGAACTTCTGGCATCTTCAGAAAAATACCCCGTGAACCGGCCTATCAATATCGACCCCGGCTATATTAACGAGAGCAGGATTGTGCTGGCTTCTACAAAAGATTTTTCACATCGTATTTATTTGCGGGAAGGTATCTATGCTGAAGTAACCCTTAATTACCGTGGCGAAAGGTATGAAACCTTTTCCTGGACGTTCCCTGATTATAAAACCGTTGCCTACCACAGTTTTTTTCTGAAAGTAAGAGCACTCTATGTTAAAAAACTTAAAAGAAAGGAATAA
- the ndk gene encoding nucleoside-diphosphate kinase, translating into MEKTLIILKPDAIQRRLLGKIISRFEEKGFQILGLKMTQIPESLARKHYASHEGKDFFEPLIRYTISAPVILMVLQGKNVIEIVRKMMGATFGSQAELGTIRGDYAVSNRFNLIHGSDSLSSAENEIDIFFCKNELFEYKPTDIQWIYDMSEENAI; encoded by the coding sequence ATGGAAAAAACCCTTATTATATTGAAGCCAGATGCTATTCAGCGGCGTTTATTAGGTAAGATTATTTCCCGGTTTGAAGAGAAGGGATTTCAAATATTGGGTTTGAAAATGACCCAAATACCGGAATCCTTGGCGAGAAAACATTATGCATCTCATGAGGGTAAGGATTTTTTTGAACCTCTTATCAGATATACTATTTCTGCGCCCGTGATACTCATGGTATTACAAGGCAAGAATGTCATTGAAATTGTACGGAAGATGATGGGGGCAACCTTCGGTTCCCAAGCTGAACTAGGTACTATTCGCGGTGATTACGCTGTCAGTAATCGCTTCAATCTTATTCATGGCTCAGACTCTTTGTCCTCCGCCGAGAATGAGATAGATATCTTTTTCTGTAAAAATGAACTTTTTGAATATAAACCTACCGATATTCAATGGATCTACGATATGTCAGAGGAAAATGCTATATAA
- a CDS encoding Hsp20/alpha crystallin family protein translates to MARELAKWTTLPTISSFQNEMNRMLDRFFERGDIFGSRGEAGAWLPAIDLSETADNVIVKAEVPGVDPKEIDISIQGNTLAIKGEKKEEKEEKGKTFYRMERLCGSFLRSIDLPASVDPNKVTAEYKNGVLEITLAKKEEVKPKQISVKVS, encoded by the coding sequence ATGGCCAGAGAATTAGCAAAATGGACAACTTTACCTACCATCTCATCTTTTCAAAATGAAATGAACAGGATGCTGGATCGCTTTTTTGAGAGAGGAGATATTTTTGGTTCCAGAGGAGAAGCAGGAGCATGGTTGCCTGCTATTGATTTATCAGAAACGGCAGACAATGTGATTGTGAAGGCGGAAGTTCCCGGAGTGGACCCAAAGGAAATAGATATTTCAATACAGGGAAACACGCTTGCCATTAAAGGCGAAAAGAAAGAAGAAAAAGAGGAGAAAGGCAAAACTTTTTATCGCATGGAAAGGTTGTGTGGCAGCTTTTTGCGCTCTATAGACCTCCCTGCTTCTGTAGACCCGAATAAGGTAACAGCGGAATACAAAAATGGTGTATTAGAGATTACCCTGGCAAAAAAAGAAGAAGTGAAGCCAAAACAAATTTCAGTAAAGGTAAGCTAA
- a CDS encoding Hsp20/alpha crystallin family protein: MARELIKWSPTISSLQGEMNRMFDRFFKGWDLSELGLDTGAWVPIDLSETADSVIVKAEVPGIDPKEIDISIQDSILTIKGEKKEEKEEKGKTFYRIERRYGSFSRSIDLPASIDPNKVTAEYKNGVLEITLAKKEEVKPKQISVKVS; this comes from the coding sequence ATGGCTAGAGAACTAATAAAATGGTCGCCAACTATTTCTTCTTTACAGGGAGAAATGAACCGTATGTTTGACCGGTTTTTTAAGGGATGGGATTTATCTGAGCTTGGTCTCGATACAGGCGCCTGGGTCCCAATTGACTTGTCAGAGACAGCAGACAGTGTAATTGTAAAAGCAGAGGTCCCAGGAATCGATCCAAAAGAGATAGATATTTCAATACAGGATAGCATTCTTACCATCAAAGGAGAAAAGAAGGAAGAAAAAGAGGAGAAAGGCAAAACCTTTTACCGTATTGAAAGGCGGTACGGAAGTTTCTCGCGTTCCATCGACCTTCCTGCCTCTATAGATCCAAATAAGGTAACAGCGGAATACAAAAATGGTGTATTAGAGATTACCCTGGCAAAAAAAGAAGAGGTGAAGCCAAAACAAATTTCAGTAAAGGTAAGTTAA